One window from the genome of Streptomyces cadmiisoli encodes:
- a CDS encoding helix-turn-helix domain-containing protein, with the protein MTIVPSARSGPAAAPGEQNVGRLLRAWRERRRVSQLELALRAGSSARHISFVETGRSRPSEEMVLRLAEHLDVPVRERNALLLAAGYAPRYPETPLDDPALAAVREGVERLIQGYEPYPALVVDATYDVVAANRGVAMLLEGVPESLLSRPPNAMRLTLHPDGLAPRIRNFRAWRGHLLDQMERQIALHRSTRLRALYEEVAAYPVPESAADSEPAEPFVHFALPMRIEHAGRTLSFVSSISTFNTPMDVTVAELAIETLLPADPATVKYLHSLLS; encoded by the coding sequence ATGACCATTGTCCCGTCCGCCCGCTCCGGGCCCGCCGCCGCCCCCGGCGAGCAGAACGTCGGTCGGCTGCTGCGGGCCTGGCGGGAGCGCCGGCGGGTCAGCCAGCTGGAACTGGCGCTGCGGGCCGGCTCCTCCGCCCGGCACATCAGCTTCGTCGAGACGGGTCGTTCGCGGCCCAGCGAGGAGATGGTGCTGCGGCTGGCCGAGCACCTGGACGTGCCGGTCCGGGAACGCAACGCCCTGCTGCTGGCGGCCGGTTACGCCCCGCGCTACCCGGAGACGCCGCTCGACGACCCGGCGCTGGCGGCGGTGCGCGAGGGCGTGGAGCGGCTGATCCAGGGCTACGAACCGTATCCGGCGCTGGTGGTGGACGCGACGTACGACGTGGTGGCCGCGAACCGGGGGGTCGCGATGCTGCTGGAGGGTGTCCCGGAGTCCTTGCTGAGCCGGCCGCCGAACGCGATGCGGCTGACGCTGCACCCCGACGGCCTGGCCCCGCGCATCCGCAACTTCCGTGCCTGGCGCGGCCATCTGCTCGACCAGATGGAGCGGCAGATCGCGCTGCACCGCTCGACGCGGCTGAGGGCGCTGTACGAGGAGGTGGCCGCGTATCCGGTGCCCGAGTCGGCCGCGGACAGCGAACCCGCCGAGCCGTTCGTGCACTTCGCGCTGCCGATGCGGATCGAGCACGCCGGGCGGACGCTGTCCTTCGTCTCGTCGATCTCCACGTTCAACACACCCATGGACGTGACCGTCGCCGAGCTGGCCATCGAGACGCTGCTCCCGGCCGACCCCGCGACGGTCAAGTACCTTCACTCACTGCTGTCCTGA